The following proteins come from a genomic window of Nicotiana tomentosiformis chromosome 12, ASM39032v3, whole genome shotgun sequence:
- the LOC138903015 gene encoding uncharacterized protein translates to MKEEENKKKRDQNAVDGHREVQQNKPSVQNQVIQKENQSNEANANHQQHSAKSQKEGGPITSQIKETKISENSQGKELQQSITINEKEGWKTQRKRQFKGQNNKKQNQTFIPKQVTESQKVSENSQVETQIDTQAQSSRENQHQRKETTTPQKQYPVNAPTAT, encoded by the coding sequence AtgaaagaggaagaaaataagaagaaaagagACCAGAATGCAGTGGATGGCCACCGGGAAGTTCAGCAAAACAAACCGTCAGTTCAAAATCAAGTCATTCAGAAGGAGAACCAAAGCAATGAAGCCAATGCTAATCATCAACAACATTCAGCAAAATCACAGAAAGAAGGAGGGCCAATCACCAGTCAAATTAAGGAAACCAAAATTTCTGAGAACTCACAAGGAAAGGAACTTCAACAATCTATCACAATCAATGAAAAGGAAGGATGGAAAACAcagaggaagagacaattcaaaGGGCAAAATAATAAAAAGCAGAACCAAACTTTCATACCAAAGCAAGTTACAGAATCACAAAAGGTCAGTGAAAACTCACAAGTTGAAACACAAATTGATACACAAGCACAATCAAGCAGAGAGAATCAGCATCAAAGGAAAGAAACAACCACACCACAAAAACAATACCCTGTTAATGCTCCTACAGCTACATAG
- the LOC138903016 gene encoding uncharacterized protein yields the protein MIEDSGLVDLGYYGHKYSWSNGRGPNTIVWKRLDRGLVNDQWLVAFPATNISYLASTGSDHNPLLIEINIRQEMGKRHFKFFNDWVDNKKCMPLVEEVWNREVTSNPMWIFPQKLKEHSNALSIWSRQEYGDISQKAKMFEQQVKDAEETWAQSNSENDRITFQKIKAQYLKYILKSQSSNRKLSYNGSKMGMQTPNTFTA from the coding sequence ATGATTGAAGATAGTGGTCTGGTGGATCTTGGCTACTATGGTCACAAATACTCCTGGTCAAATGGCAGAGGACCAAACACAATTGTCTGGAAGAGACTAGATAGGGGTCTAGTGAACGACCAATGGTTGGTTGCCTTCCCTGCAACTAATATTTCTTATCTAGCCTCAACAGGTTCTGATCACAACCCTCTCCTGATTGAGATCAATATAAGGCAAGAAATGGGCAAGAGACATTTCAAATTCTTCAACGACTGGGTAGACAATAAAAAATGTATGCCTCTAGTGGAGGAGGTATGGAATAGAGAAGTCACAAGCAATCCTATGTGGATCTTCCCCCAGAAGCTCAAAGAACATAGTAATGCCTTGAGTATATGGTCCAGACAAGAGTATGGAGACATTTCTCAGAAAGCTAAAATGTTTGAACAACAAGTCAAAGATGCAGAGGAGACATGGGCACAGAGTAACTCTGAGAATGACAGAATTACATTTCAGAAAATCAAAGCTCAATATCTCAAGTATATCTTGAAAAGTCAATCCTCAAACAGAAAACTCAGTTATAATGGTTCAAAGATGGGGATGCAAACTCCAAATACTTTCACAGCCTAA
- the LOC104119339 gene encoding uncharacterized protein: MDEDSELWDVICDDPFVPMKANGEPEVSVPKTRKEYNDADRKAIEKNFRAKKILVCGIGPDEYNQISACQSAKEIWEALKIAHEGTIQVKQSKIDMLTTEYELFRMKDDESIQDMHTRFTSIINELHSLGEIIPGNKLVRKILSVLPGSWESKKKKKDNEIREPKREKNMVLKTYNKDSSGEDGDMA; this comes from the exons atggaTGAAGACTCAGAACTTTGGGATGTCATCTGCGATGATCCTTTTGTTCCTATGAAGGCCAATGGAGAACCAGAAGTGTCAGTTCCTAAGACTAGGAAAGAATACAACGATGCTGACAGAAAGGCTATAGAGAAGAACTTCCGAGCCAAAAAGATCCTCGTATGTGGTATTGGACCAGACGAATATAACCAGATTTCTGCCTGCCAATCTGCCAAGGAGATCTGGGAGGCTCTTAAAATAGCACACGAAGGGACTATTCAAGTCAAACAGTCGAAGATTGATATGCTAACCACTGAGTATGAGCTATTCAGGATGAAGGACGATGAGTCCATTCAAGACATGCACACTCGCTTCACCTCTATCATCAATGAGCTTCACTCATTGGGAGAAATCATTCCCGGAAATAAACTTGTCAGGAAAATACTTAGTGTATTACCTGGTTCCTGGGAAAGCAAG aagaagaagaaggacaatgaGATAAGAGAGCCCAAAAGAGAGAAGAACATGGTTCTCAAGACATACAACAAAgattcaagtggtgaggatggtgATATGGCTTAA
- the LOC104119338 gene encoding uncharacterized protein, with amino-acid sequence MVHRNGSIPKRESSSKPKHYDLCHKCGKPGHFIKDFPLLKQDQYKKNFDKAAKRNSVPDKRLNRKNVIDNVVKQALPAWGDSSSKSEEDNDHGDSSMMTVESEATEYDSIFALVAQSDDDVDDDDDDEVNFLDVQ; translated from the coding sequence ATGGTTCACAGGAATGGAAGCATTCCAAAAAGGGAAAGTTCTAGCAAGCCAAAACATTATGACCTCTGTCATAAATGTGGCAAGCCAGGACACTTCATCAAGGATTTCCCTCTCCTAAAGCAAGATCAGTATAAAAAAAACTTTGACAAAGCAGCCAAGAGGAACTCAGTTCCTGATAAACGCCTCAATAGAAAGAATGTCATTGACAATGTTGTAAAACAAGCTCTTCctgcatggggagactcctccAGCAAATCTGAAGAAGATAATGATCATGGTGACAGTTCAATGATGACAGTAGAAAGTGAAGCAACTGAGTATGATTCCATTTTTGCCTTGGTGGCTCAGTCTGATGATGATGTAGATGACGACgacgatgatgaggtaaattttctGGATGTTCAGTGA